A genomic window from Candidatus Pelagisphaera phototrophica includes:
- a CDS encoding PQQ-binding-like beta-propeller repeat protein, with protein MKKLTIPLIVLVANLAFAEPTDFDRRLFHAPPKPLSPDAVTEDWPRFLGPRHDLHSRETELLKSWPADGPNRVWEVERGNGHAPAVVSGNYLVMIHELNGSETIECLEPETGKQHWIHDYPVELGSSYGIADAPRSGPVIHGELVFTVGVRGDLICFDLEKGNVVWSRNLDEVYGPAPLFFGRGSCPVVHGEQLIVNIGGQMCVASFHIRTGKLIWKMEHEWHASYASPVPAMLHGEDRVLVFAGGMVRPPTGGLLSIDPDTGALDSDFPWRARMYASVNAASPVVVGNSVFITEGYSEGGALIDFAPDGSSTLRWKADRFRGQFTTPIAHEGYLYGVDGTAGTEVVCYEIASGREMWRDGIYLKDARLGRASLLRVDGAFLCIGGQGTLLWLDLNSTGAKILAETQLFQAPETWGVPTVNRGLLFVNQNATGSRLICYDLRK; from the coding sequence GTGAAGAAATTGACCATTCCACTAATAGTCCTCGTCGCAAATTTGGCTTTTGCTGAGCCGACGGATTTTGATCGGCGGTTGTTTCACGCTCCGCCCAAGCCCCTTTCGCCTGATGCGGTGACTGAAGACTGGCCGCGGTTTTTGGGTCCGCGGCATGATCTGCACTCCAGGGAAACCGAGTTGCTTAAGTCCTGGCCGGCGGACGGGCCTAATCGCGTCTGGGAAGTAGAGCGAGGAAACGGGCATGCGCCCGCGGTCGTCTCGGGCAACTACTTGGTCATGATCCATGAGTTGAATGGGAGTGAGACGATTGAATGCTTAGAGCCCGAAACCGGGAAGCAGCATTGGATACACGACTATCCAGTTGAATTGGGTTCCAGTTATGGAATTGCGGACGCGCCGCGTTCTGGACCGGTTATCCATGGAGAGCTTGTTTTCACGGTTGGAGTGAGGGGTGACCTGATCTGTTTTGACTTGGAAAAAGGCAATGTGGTTTGGAGCAGGAATCTAGACGAAGTGTATGGACCGGCTCCGCTCTTTTTTGGTCGAGGAAGCTGTCCAGTGGTCCATGGGGAACAGCTGATCGTCAATATTGGGGGTCAGATGTGTGTCGCCAGTTTTCACATAAGAACCGGAAAGTTGATCTGGAAAATGGAGCATGAATGGCATGCGAGTTATGCGTCGCCTGTTCCAGCGATGCTTCACGGTGAGGATCGGGTTCTCGTATTTGCGGGGGGGATGGTTCGTCCTCCTACAGGGGGACTGTTGAGTATCGATCCCGATACGGGGGCCCTAGACTCCGATTTTCCTTGGAGAGCTCGAATGTATGCCTCGGTCAATGCCGCCTCACCCGTGGTCGTGGGTAACTCGGTCTTCATTACGGAGGGATACTCCGAAGGCGGGGCGCTAATCGATTTTGCACCGGATGGTTCTTCAACCCTTCGCTGGAAGGCGGATCGCTTTAGGGGTCAATTCACAACACCGATTGCCCATGAAGGTTATCTTTATGGTGTCGACGGTACTGCTGGCACGGAAGTGGTATGCTATGAGATAGCGTCAGGTCGCGAGATGTGGCGTGACGGGATTTATCTCAAGGACGCGCGGCTGGGAAGGGCCAGCCTGCTTCGGGTTGATGGCGCGTTCCTTTGTATTGGCGGACAGGGTACGTTGCTTTGGCTTGATCTAAATTCTACAGGGGCCAAAATCTTGGCGGAAACGCAGTTGTTTCAGGCCCCGGAGACATGGGGGGTGCCGACCGTGAATCGCGGCTTGCTCTTTGTGAACCAGAACGCCACGGGGTCGCGTCTGATTTGCTACGACTTGCGAAAGTAA
- a CDS encoding PQQ-binding-like beta-propeller repeat protein: MKNCPFRLILNASALVLCSFSFADPGSDGNWLSWRGPSGDGVAAMGQNIPTKWSETQHLKWKAPVPGRGHSTPIVVGDRIFLTTAREEEESQSVLCYSFSTGDLIWEKVLLEGLLPEKIHRKNTHASPSVASDGDKIFAVFFLAGDRLRLFSLDLNGNELWQLDVGRFYPEQSFGYGTTPLLAAGNVIVAAESQGEGYIAAFDASSGKEVWRTMRKAIRSSHGSPVLANFGGEDQIVLNGADRVASYDPQTGREFWSVEGGDPLIANSVVWKDGVVFASGGYPGRETWAIDVASGKSIWSSQVKCYEQSMLVVGDYLYGVAEGGLVHCWDPNSGEILWRERLPKGSECASPVLANGYILHANEEGKVFVIKPNSERLELVAENQLGEEIFASPVVCRDRILIRSASYNGEARSETLYSIGF, translated from the coding sequence ATGAAAAATTGCCCATTTCGATTAATCCTAAACGCGAGTGCACTGGTCCTTTGTTCCTTCAGTTTTGCCGATCCTGGGAGTGACGGTAATTGGCTATCTTGGCGAGGTCCCAGTGGTGATGGAGTTGCTGCGATGGGACAGAATATTCCGACTAAGTGGTCGGAAACGCAGCATCTTAAGTGGAAGGCTCCGGTGCCGGGGCGGGGGCATTCCACGCCTATTGTTGTCGGCGATCGCATTTTCCTGACCACGGCCCGCGAAGAGGAGGAATCCCAATCCGTTCTCTGCTATTCATTTTCGACGGGAGACTTGATCTGGGAAAAAGTTCTTTTGGAGGGGCTTTTACCGGAAAAGATTCATCGAAAGAATACCCATGCCTCGCCCAGCGTGGCGAGCGATGGAGACAAAATATTTGCTGTGTTCTTTTTGGCGGGAGATCGGCTTCGGCTTTTCTCACTGGATTTGAATGGGAATGAATTGTGGCAGCTCGACGTAGGACGTTTCTACCCCGAGCAGTCATTTGGTTATGGAACGACTCCCCTTCTAGCCGCAGGGAATGTTATTGTTGCTGCCGAAAGCCAAGGAGAGGGATACATAGCCGCGTTTGACGCAAGCTCAGGCAAAGAAGTGTGGCGAACCATGCGTAAGGCGATACGATCGTCCCATGGATCGCCTGTTTTAGCCAACTTTGGAGGTGAAGATCAAATTGTCCTCAATGGAGCCGACCGGGTTGCCAGTTATGATCCGCAAACTGGACGCGAATTTTGGTCCGTGGAAGGCGGGGACCCCTTGATTGCCAATTCGGTGGTTTGGAAAGACGGGGTGGTCTTTGCGTCGGGAGGTTATCCGGGAAGAGAAACATGGGCCATTGATGTAGCCAGCGGGAAAAGTATTTGGAGTTCGCAAGTAAAATGTTACGAGCAATCGATGCTCGTGGTGGGCGATTATTTGTATGGAGTTGCGGAAGGGGGACTGGTTCATTGCTGGGATCCCAATTCAGGGGAGATCCTTTGGCGTGAACGGTTGCCCAAAGGTTCTGAGTGCGCATCTCCTGTATTGGCAAACGGATACATCCTTCACGCTAACGAGGAGGGCAAGGTATTCGTGATCAAACCGAATTCGGAGAGGCTTGAGCTAGTTGCAGAAAACCAATTGGGGGAAGAGATATTCGCGTCTCCCGTTGTCTGCCGTGACCGGATTTTAATTCGTTCCGCCAGTTACAATGGCGAAGCCCGCAGTGAGACTCTGTATTCAATCGGTTTTTGA
- a CDS encoding sulfatase family protein, which translates to MPYAILILLALFVPSSLCSAGERKPNIVLIYVDDLGYGDLGCYGSDENDTPHVDQLAVDGMRFTDYYSASPVCTPSRAALLTGGYPGRVGFDAFKESRTSWVLFPGFAEGLHPNELLLPEYLKWQGYATSHVGKWHLGDQLEHLPTRHGFDSYYGIPYSNDMAIMPRRPKSPPLPLLRNEEVIAEQPKQAPLIQSYTEEAVTFIRENKENPFFLYFAHMHVHLPHYVMDPFLQASRNGIYGAAVAAVDWSTGVIVAELKRLGLEDNTIVIFTSDNGSRVDQHGGSNGALRGTKGQTWEGGMRVPCIMKWPGQIEAGSVSKELVTAMDFYPTIAAILGKPLSDDPIRDGHDVSPIWRGEPGAQSPCDAFFYYLVDQLQAVRVGDWKLRFASAGRRDVDTSKPELFNLSKDLSEQNNVAAQHPDIVKDLKKRMEDMGDRIGDGLRNKLGSERRPHAIEENPHPLTEFDSDYPYIEPSYLLDQAG; encoded by the coding sequence ATGCCATACGCCATCTTGATTCTCCTCGCTTTGTTTGTTCCTTCGTCCCTTTGTTCTGCAGGCGAGCGCAAGCCCAACATTGTATTAATCTACGTAGACGATCTAGGATACGGGGACCTCGGGTGCTACGGTTCGGATGAAAACGACACGCCTCACGTGGATCAGTTAGCCGTGGACGGCATGCGCTTTACCGACTATTATTCTGCCAGTCCCGTCTGTACACCATCGCGGGCCGCCCTGCTGACGGGTGGGTATCCTGGTCGGGTCGGATTTGACGCCTTCAAGGAAAGTCGCACGAGCTGGGTACTGTTTCCGGGCTTCGCCGAAGGTCTCCATCCAAATGAGCTCTTGCTACCAGAGTACTTGAAGTGGCAGGGATACGCGACCAGTCATGTGGGGAAATGGCATTTGGGAGACCAATTGGAACACCTGCCCACTCGGCACGGATTCGATTCGTATTACGGGATCCCCTACAGTAATGATATGGCGATCATGCCTCGCCGTCCGAAAAGCCCGCCTCTGCCCCTTTTGCGCAATGAGGAGGTCATCGCCGAGCAGCCCAAACAGGCCCCCTTAATTCAAAGCTATACCGAGGAGGCCGTGACTTTTATTCGTGAGAACAAAGAGAATCCTTTCTTTCTTTATTTTGCTCACATGCATGTCCATCTGCCGCACTACGTGATGGACCCGTTTCTCCAGGCTTCCCGCAATGGCATTTACGGTGCCGCGGTAGCCGCGGTGGACTGGAGCACGGGGGTCATAGTTGCCGAATTGAAACGCCTCGGCCTCGAGGATAACACTATCGTTATTTTCACTTCTGACAACGGTAGCCGAGTAGACCAACACGGAGGTAGCAACGGTGCCTTGCGTGGCACCAAAGGCCAAACGTGGGAGGGCGGCATGCGCGTTCCTTGTATCATGAAATGGCCCGGGCAAATCGAGGCGGGATCGGTTTCCAAAGAGCTCGTCACTGCGATGGACTTCTACCCCACTATCGCCGCTATCTTGGGAAAACCCCTCAGCGACGATCCCATCCGCGACGGACATGATGTCAGCCCAATTTGGAGAGGGGAACCCGGAGCCCAGAGCCCCTGCGATGCTTTTTTCTACTATCTCGTCGATCAGCTTCAAGCAGTTCGTGTAGGGGATTGGAAATTACGATTCGCCAGCGCTGGACGACGAGATGTCGATACGTCCAAGCCAGAACTATTCAATTTGTCAAAAGACCTTTCGGAGCAGAACAATGTCGCCGCCCAACATCCCGACATCGTGAAGGACCTCAAAAAACGCATGGAGGACATGGGTGACCGGATCGGTGACGGGTTGCGCAACAAGCTTGGAAGCGAAAGGCGGCCTCATGCAATTGAGGAAAACCCCCATCCCTTGACTGAGTTTGACTCGGACTACCCCTACATCGAACCCAGCTACCTGCTAGATCAGGCAGGGTGA
- a CDS encoding DoxX family protein, whose product MANALLYSCSILSAVSFLWYAIDCLTTVRMKLEFERYGLDRYRILTGILQICGVIGLWIGYVVPVIGVLAASGLAIQMVLALCVRIRIKDGLLSSLPAVFYLILNTGLVYLYLQGV is encoded by the coding sequence ATGGCGAACGCTTTACTCTATTCCTGCAGCATACTCTCGGCTGTGTCCTTTTTGTGGTACGCGATCGATTGCCTGACTACCGTACGAATGAAACTCGAATTTGAGCGGTATGGCCTTGATCGATACAGAATACTGACCGGCATCCTTCAAATTTGTGGAGTAATCGGCCTTTGGATCGGATACGTGGTTCCTGTAATCGGTGTTTTAGCTGCCTCAGGTCTCGCTATCCAGATGGTTCTAGCACTGTGCGTACGGATAAGGATTAAGGATGGGCTTCTGAGCTCGCTACCGGCGGTGTTCTATCTAATTCTTAACACAGGATTGGTCTACTTATATCTGCAGGGTGTTTGA
- a CDS encoding DoxX family protein — translation MEYLAIACQIIVGLGILNVWVLRFKKPSPYRGGQAINMTEEFAAYGLPAWSVALVGVIKVSAAIGLLVGLFIPQAVLPSSLVLAFLMLGAVAWHMKIKDPPAKSMPAATILLLTAFLAFYSNTLQI, via the coding sequence ATGGAATATTTAGCAATTGCGTGTCAGATAATAGTGGGACTAGGGATCCTCAATGTTTGGGTGCTAAGGTTTAAAAAACCTTCTCCCTACCGAGGCGGCCAAGCAATAAACATGACGGAAGAATTTGCCGCATACGGACTGCCAGCGTGGTCGGTTGCCTTGGTGGGTGTTATAAAGGTGAGTGCCGCGATCGGCCTTCTCGTTGGCCTATTCATTCCCCAAGCCGTACTTCCGTCCTCGCTCGTACTAGCCTTCCTGATGCTCGGAGCGGTTGCTTGGCACATGAAAATTAAAGATCCGCCCGCGAAGTCCATGCCTGCCGCCACCATCTTGCTGCTTACTGCGTTCCTAGCCTTCTATTCAAACACCCTGCAGATATAA
- a CDS encoding PQQ-binding-like beta-propeller repeat protein: protein MQRVVIPFLVLLTVWTNSLASKTEEVFWPGWLGPNRDGQVDYFEAPTQWPQDLQRVWSKEVGEGSSMPIVVDGRVYQHARQSGEEVVWCLSLDSGEVLWRKSDRVPYQISHFGERHGDGPLSNPTYANGRLFTLSVTGVLSAWAADSGERLWRRDYADRYLHAHPKWGHSTSPLVDGEQVVVHFGGDDDGVLVALDVATGEEVWTEGEDGASHASPILVEIDGVHQIVEWNGDSVVGLESQTGRRLWSYFLPHRGSNQNSPTPVHYQGCFIVGGENRGIRSLEPILENGNWRVEEKWHQRNVSLNMASAILSEGSLYGLSHFRQGQFFRMDPMTGEVIWTGLSRMGEYATFLAITGHVVVLRDDATLDVLVAGENEYRPAASFEVGESPTWTAPVLLQNGILVKDRRNLYRWKFAKD from the coding sequence ATGCAAAGAGTTGTTATCCCCTTTTTGGTCCTGCTGACCGTTTGGACGAATAGTCTGGCTTCAAAGACGGAGGAGGTATTTTGGCCGGGCTGGTTGGGGCCGAATCGGGATGGCCAGGTAGATTATTTTGAGGCGCCTACTCAATGGCCGCAAGATTTGCAGAGGGTCTGGAGCAAGGAAGTTGGCGAGGGATCGAGTATGCCGATTGTGGTGGACGGTCGGGTCTATCAGCACGCTCGACAAAGTGGTGAAGAGGTGGTTTGGTGTTTAAGTTTGGATAGCGGCGAGGTGCTTTGGCGAAAAAGTGATCGTGTTCCGTATCAGATTTCCCATTTCGGCGAGCGTCATGGAGACGGTCCGCTTTCTAATCCAACTTATGCCAATGGACGCCTCTTCACGCTAAGCGTTACGGGGGTACTCTCTGCTTGGGCGGCGGACTCGGGCGAGCGACTTTGGCGGAGGGACTATGCGGATCGTTATCTACATGCACACCCGAAATGGGGGCATTCTACTTCGCCGCTTGTGGACGGCGAGCAGGTTGTGGTGCATTTTGGGGGCGACGATGACGGGGTACTGGTGGCACTTGACGTCGCAACGGGCGAGGAAGTTTGGACGGAAGGAGAGGACGGAGCCAGTCATGCTTCGCCCATCCTAGTCGAAATCGACGGAGTGCACCAAATTGTGGAATGGAACGGCGATTCGGTGGTCGGGCTGGAGAGCCAGACGGGGCGTCGTTTGTGGTCTTACTTCTTGCCGCATCGCGGTTCTAACCAAAATTCCCCGACGCCGGTTCATTATCAGGGCTGCTTCATTGTCGGGGGCGAGAACCGAGGAATTCGCAGTCTGGAGCCGATTTTGGAAAACGGAAATTGGCGGGTAGAGGAAAAATGGCATCAGCGAAATGTCTCCCTCAACATGGCCAGCGCCATCCTGAGCGAAGGGAGCTTGTACGGATTGTCGCATTTCCGGCAGGGACAGTTTTTCCGGATGGATCCGATGACAGGGGAAGTTATCTGGACTGGTCTGTCGCGAATGGGTGAATACGCGACATTTTTGGCGATCACTGGGCATGTTGTTGTTCTTAGAGACGATGCTACTTTGGATGTTCTTGTAGCCGGTGAAAACGAGTATCGGCCGGCCGCATCTTTCGAGGTAGGGGAAAGCCCGACTTGGACCGCACCGGTGTTGTTGCAGAATGGGATCCTAGTTAAGGATCGGAGGAACCTTTATCGGTGGAAGTTCGCTAAGGATTAA
- a CDS encoding dienelactone hydrolase family protein produces the protein MNLLRIASYLFTAVITTSLIAQESNTPTQTDWIDLYEPQDDAIMIHSLMKPLDYEPGHIYPVIVSLHGGGGRGTDNRRQLKIWNQHLADEDVRRNYPCYVLAPQVTELYQKSDLEKIQQIISGLPSVDTARIYMMGHSMGGHGTNILVQLDPDYFAAIAPSAGTGLTNTAPFIDATLIKNVPIWAFHGDLDPTCPYDRNLNLFNEMKQLGGNMKFTTFKGDRHNIPGKIIPGGDNGTTQFSSDHCDPETDFLTWLFRQKRPDR, from the coding sequence ATGAACTTACTTAGAATCGCTTCTTACCTGTTTACGGCAGTTATCACTACCTCTCTCATCGCACAGGAAAGCAACACACCCACTCAAACCGACTGGATCGACTTGTATGAGCCACAAGATGACGCCATCATGATTCATAGCTTAATGAAACCACTGGATTACGAACCCGGTCACATATATCCGGTTATCGTTTCTCTGCACGGCGGAGGAGGCAGAGGTACCGACAACCGGAGGCAGCTCAAGATTTGGAATCAGCATTTGGCAGATGAGGATGTTCGCAGAAACTATCCTTGCTACGTGCTCGCCCCACAGGTTACCGAACTTTATCAGAAGTCAGACCTTGAAAAGATACAGCAGATCATCTCAGGACTGCCCTCTGTGGACACCGCTCGCATCTACATGATGGGCCATTCCATGGGTGGCCATGGCACGAATATCCTTGTTCAGCTTGACCCCGACTATTTTGCTGCCATAGCCCCTTCCGCTGGTACCGGCCTAACGAATACAGCACCGTTTATCGATGCCACCCTGATTAAGAACGTCCCAATCTGGGCCTTTCACGGAGACCTAGACCCCACCTGTCCCTACGATCGAAACCTCAATTTGTTTAATGAAATGAAACAACTAGGTGGAAACATGAAGTTCACTACATTCAAAGGCGACAGACACAACATTCCCGGAAAGATTATTCCAGGCGGCGACAATGGAACGACTCAATTCAGCAGCGACCATTGCGATCCAGAAACAGATTTCCTGACATGGCTCTTTCGCCAAAAGCGGCCGGATCGGTAG